From the Lolium rigidum isolate FL_2022 chromosome 2, APGP_CSIRO_Lrig_0.1, whole genome shotgun sequence genome, one window contains:
- the LOC124687985 gene encoding uncharacterized protein LOC124687985: protein MGKKGAGISMANKGAAGDEIVVLPEQTQEIKEAAPKKRNPCPGVRLIGSRIYDPENGKTCHQCRQKTTDFAVACKQPRKKGLCPIHFCHKCLLNRYGENAEEMTKQEAWTCPKCRGICNCSFCRKKKGETPTGILAHAAKASGHTSVHDLLAKGEDIVVAAQALSSLPAKEGNTKRARATDELLAEGDENIGTDLNALPSLPVKKKLKKSSCRVNNLIDDEKVLVDIKGDPQILKESTDVLKPKVELPRGTPVTNILGTDLEADDVGAAIQFLEFCRTFGEVLQIREGQPEKVLQVITGRGRRNREGSLVVSDFHISLLSVIQEDRGENPSDYSSDRDAWMDEIGNYISESTLISKELPLGSLDQGELEYKSLSPSLKLHVLNLLCDETLSTSKLRNWMIEQNENATERKIAAKEKIRAAKEKEKELKEKLKTEMAKSMFLRKGAEINSLIAQIKELNEDKEAAVDEEKLGGLIRAKPVRKDKGEAYWKLYGYYEKTAIMRQEFDTTASNDKWFMFSEEEEKVIGDHLAPRSQFQCKNPTQVTGVAV, encoded by the exons ATGGGGAAAAAGGGCGCCGGCATCTCCATGGCGAACAAGGGAGCCGCCGGTGATGAGATCGTGGTCCTGCCGGAGCAGACGCAGGAGATCAAGGAAGCCGCTCCCAAGAAACGCAACCCGTGCCCCGGAGTCCGTCTCATCGGCAGCCGGATCTATGACCCGGAGAACGGCAAGACCTGCCACCAG TGCCGACAGAAAACAACGGACTTTGCGGTGGCTTGCAAGCAGCCGCGGAAGAAGGGCCTCTGTCCAATCCACTTCTGCCACAAGTGCCTGCTCAACAG GTATGGTGAGAACGCTGAGGAGATGACCAAACAGGAGGCCTGGACCTGCCCCAAATGCAGGGGCATCTGCAACTGCAGCTTCTGCAG AAAGAAGAAAGGGGAGACGCCGACTGGAATACTGGCTCATGCTGCCAAGGCATCGGGCCACACCTCTGTCCATGATTTGCTAGCCAAAGGCGAAGACATAGTGGTTGCTGCACAGGCGCTGTCATCACTCCCTGCCAAG GAGGGCAACACAAAGAGGGCCCGAGCAACTGATGAATTGTTGGCTGAAGGGGATGAGAATATTGGGACTGATCTCAATGCACTTCCATCTCTTCCTGTCAAGAAGAAACTGAAGAAGAGCAGCTGCAGGGTAAAtaacttgattgatgatgagaaggTCCTTGTTGACATTAAGGGTGATCCTCAAATCCTCAAGGAGAGCACTGATGTTCTCAAGCCCAAAGTTGAGCTACCCAGAGGTACTCCAGTCACTAACATTCTAGGGACGGACCTGGAGGCCGATGATGTTGGCGCTGCAATTCAGTTTCTTGAATTCTGCCGCACATTTGGAGAG GTGCTTCAAATAAGGGAGGGACAACCAGAAAAGGTTCTACAAGTCATAACTGGACGAGGTCGTCGTAATCGAGAGGGTTCCTTAGTTGTTTCTGACTTTCACATTAGTTTGCTCTCTGTCATCCAAGAAGACAGAGGAGAGAA CCCTTCAGATTATTCAAGTGACAGAGATGCTTGGATGGATGAAATTGGCAATTATATTAGTGAATCAACACTCATCTCAAAGGAATTGCCTCTTGGCTCTTTGGATCAAGGGGAACTAGAATACAAGAGTTTGAGCCCTTCTTTAAAGCTGCATGTATTAAATTTGTTGTGTGATGAGACCCTTTCTACTAG TAAGTTGAGGAACTGGATGATCGAACAAAATGAAAATGCCACTGAGAGAAAGATTGCTGCTAAAGAAAAAATCCGTGCTGCAAAGGAGAAG GAAAAGGAGCTGAAAGAAAAACTAAAGACTGAGATGGCCAAATCAATGTTCCTGAGAAAAGGAGCAGAAATAAATAGTCTCATTGCTCAAATCAAGGAGTTAAATGAAGACAAAGAGGCAGCAGTAGATG AGGAGAAGCTGGGAGGTCTAATCAGGGCGAAGCCTGTCAGGAAAGACAAAGGAGAGGCATACTGGAAGTTGTATGGCTATTATGAAAAGACAGCAATTATGCGCCAAG AGTTCGATACAACAGCAAGCAATGACAAGTGGTTCATGTTCAGTGAAGAGGAAGAAAAAGTAATTGGAGACCATCTAGCCCCAAG GTCCCAATTCCAGTGTAAAAATCCTACCCAGGTGACAGGTGTAGCGGTCTAG